The Thermoproteota archaeon genomic sequence ATCGCCTTGGGTATGGCATCCAGGGAGTTCCGGGACGATCGCGACGTATCCTCCGCCCTCATCCTCCAATATAATAACACTAAACTCGCGAATCCTCCTGTCCATGGACTAATCCCCCTCAAATAAATGAAGTTGGTTCTCCAAGGCAGCCTCCAAGGAACTAGCTTCTTAACTTCTAATAAACTATATCCCGATGACGGTTTTCCTACTCTGGGCCTCACTTATCCATACAAGTTTCATAAGCTAATCCCTGCCGGTGCGGTCCCTCCACTCACCTCAGTTCTCTCTTATAGAGTGCTGTATTCCTGCGCAGTGGTCTCAAGCCTGAACTACCTCAGAAATACTCGCACGGTACCCCAAGGGAGATCAAAGCGTTGACACCACAGATCTCAAGCGATAATATGAGGCGAGATGCGAACTCTCCCGCATCATAAGCCGATCTCCCCGCTATCCTCTGGCGAACGGGTGAGCAAGAAAAACATATTTTATGTGTAGTGAGAAATCGCATTATACTAGTTTCAACTTCATATGGTAGCCTAGTTTTTCCACTGTTTGAAGAATATGTGCCAAATCTGTGTCACACGGGTGACTAGTTCTTCATCACGGTTAACGGCTATAGCGGCGGCCAGTAGGTCTGCAAATGCTTGGGGCTTCCCCCATCCTCAGTAGCTCAAGTTGTATTCTATGAGCTAGAATGAAGTCATCTCTGATAGGAAATATCACTCCGCCATTAAAGTGCTTATAGAAAATGATCTTGGATACTCCACGAGGGTTACAGCCGTTATATCCTCTTGGATGGGCTTCTTCTCTCTAACCCTATCGATAACGATACCTGTATCTAGTATGGTCAAGACATCCTCCCCTTCTCCCTACGCATCAGCTCTCCTACGTCATAGATCTCTATATCCTCAGTCAGCTCCTCTGATCTAATACCAAGCATCTCCCTAACATCAGCTACATCAACACGGCCACCAAGCCTCGCTAAAACGGCCTTTATGATTTCCTTCACCTCCTCAGAGAGCCAAGGAGGAATCCTCACTACCACACTCTTAGACACCTACACATCCCCAAGACTATATGAGGCCTAAAGAATCTATAATCTTGTTCGACAATCTACAGCAGGTAGCTCGGAGAGGTTTTAATCTGTGGCGGCCGCCGGGATTTGAACTCAAGACTCCGCGGCTCCGGAGGCCAGCGCTTAAATACCCCCTAACTAATTGACAGTAAGTGGGCAGATATGTACAGTTTTATACCTATTATCCAGTGTATAGGATATTAGTCTAGAAATTTAGCGATATTAATAAAATATTTTGAGAGAATAGAGGTGATCTCCAATGGATATTAACGTCTTTAATGAATAGATGGGTTAGATCTAGTATGCTTGCATGTGATTAGCGAACTGGTAGATAGAAACAACATGTGAGGCCCTTGATTAAGAGAAAGTTAAGCCACTGCATGATACTGCTCCCTTTCCGGTCCCGGAGTTCCACACTTTTCCCTTGTCTCAAAAGATTAGAGGATTGAGGGTTAACCTCTGTCATTGGATATACCCCTCTCAAGGGGAACTGGACCTCGCTCAATATCCTCCTTATGGATTCCGCGTCTGTGGACTCCCTATATCCTCGACAGGATCTTCTAGGAATTTCTGCCGAAAATACCCTGATCGCATCTCCTATGGGTGTCTCAACTACCTCGCTCAGCCTCTTCACGTAACGAAGTCCTGAGCGGAGGCCAGGGAAGCCCCCACCGTAGAGCAGGCGCGCGAATCCCCTAACTAGGGACGTCCCTGCTTCCAGTTTTAGCATCACCTTTCCCTTGACCTCCTAACTGCTCTACTCCTAAGCCTTCCCACCTCATCCTCCGGAATGTACCACCTGCCAGCCAGCTTGACCGCCTTCAAGTACCCCTTCCTGGCAAGCTGCCCCAGGTAGTCGACGCTCATCCCAAGCTCCTTGGCCGCCGTCGATAGGGGAACCATGCCCTCCAGCGATCCCAGGTAGAGGGTCAGGCTCTCGTCCACCGCCCTCGCCACGAGGTTAGTTATGGGTCTGGCCCTTCCCCTGTCGGCCTCCTCCAAAGCCATGTAGTAGGCCCTCCGCCTCTCCTTCCTTATGATGGCCAGTGGGTAGCCCCGTCTCAGCAGGAGGAGGTTCATCAGGAGCCTAGCCACCCTCCCGTTCCCGTCGGTGAAGGGGTGTATGGCCGTGAGGTAGGCGTGGGCCACGGCAGCCAGCTCGATCGGGTGGAGTTCATCGGAATTCACGGCGCCGTTCAACCAGTCAACGAACCTCATCATCAATCCCGGTACTTCCGAGGGAGGGGGAGGTACGTGACCCGATCCACCGATGAAGACCTGTTCCCTCCTGTACTCGCCCGGTCTCGCTTCCCATATTCCCATCATCACGAGGTGGTGCAGCTTGAGTAGGTCGAACTCCTCCACCCTCTCAGCGCGAGAGAGATCCTCCACGTACCTCAGAGCTTGAAGGTGGTTCCTGGCCTCCAAATGATCTCTCAGGGGCTTTCCTGCTACAGTTATACCCTCCTCTAGCACGAGCCTCGTCTCCCTGAGGGTGAGGGTGTTCCCCTCTATGGCGTTAGTGTTGTAGACGTACTCTATCGTCAGGAGGTTCCTCAGCCTAGCTAGGGCCTCTCTGCTGAGCGGGCGCTCGGAGCTGATCCTCTTGAATCCCTCCTCTATCCTCGCCATGAGCGCCGGGGCTATCAGCGGGGACCTAGCTTGTTCCAGCAGGAGAAACCTGTATCGACTAATCATGCTTTCCATATTATCGATATAGTTAGTGCTATATAAAGGATGACCACCGCCTCTCGGTAGGTCGCGCGTCGGGGGTCACCCCTCGTTCCCGCTCTTAAATCCTTCAACAGCTTTATCCCATTGGCTAGCCATGATACAGCTCTCTAAGGATTAATCATATTCTGATACCTCGCGCGTGGCTCTGAAGCGATCATTTCATGCCTCACACGACTAGTTCCCATCTACGGTTTGCGGCTATGACTCGCGCGCTGTGGAGGCCATCTGGAGGAAGTGAGTCCCCTATTTTTCACGCTCAATTAACCACTCGCGATTACGGATATAACTTCACTGGCCTCCAAACCCTGACGGGATCCCTCACCTTTGGCGCGAGTTTGGGGTAGGACCTTATAGCTGGATGTATGCCTGAGAAATTTCGTTGTAGCGGTTCCAACGAGTCCCTCTTCCACAAATTCCTCCCATACTCATCTCTAACTGCTGCCGTGGTGGTCTCCGCAGAGAAGATCGGTTCCAAGCTCTCAATTCCCTCGGTGTCCATCAGTGGTTGCCCTATCATCCTCACTGTATCCACCTTCATCTGGATGCTTCACTACAACGGACGTGGTATCGAAGCCTGCGAATCAGAAACAATCCAGCAGATCCTCCTTGGCTACTGTCCTCGTACAGTGCTAACGGGATATCTCCCCCCTATATCTACGGTGATGATACCCTCGGCATCCCTTCCGCCTTAACTCCAATTGTAGCTACTACCTCAGCACCCAAGGGCGATGATATGATCTTCCTGCCTAAGAACCATCCCATATTCGATGACCCTCATATTCCCACCCTGCCTTGCCGTGGTGCAGCTCTAGGTTTTTACTATCTCAGCGTACTCCAGCGCGACTTAGGCTGGCCGCGCGATCGTGTACAGCAAGAACTTCGGGATATCCATCACCTTCTAGTGAGTCAAACCTCGCTCTGTGATTCCACATAAACTTAAAAAGTATGAATATTTATTAAATTATTTCTACATATCTTCTATTTAACTCTCCCTGCAAATTAAATTTCTTGAGCTAAACGAATCTTGGATATCGTGAGGGGCTGTTCAACTTTTTAGCCCTATGGGGTGGGCACCTACCGATGGCCGAGATCCCAAGTGAACCATCCCTCTTCAGAACTGAGTGTGGCTTCTTATTGGTGGCCGGGCTGCTTCCCAGTGATAAGTTGCCTCTATCAGCCTTACCCAGTAGAATAGCCTTAGTTCCCGTCGAGTTAGTGGCTTCCCTGAGGCATATCGTCATGGCAGCGTTCAGAGCTTGCAGGGCCCTTAACACGGGGAAGAATGTAGCTGAAGCATTCGCCTACGAGCTGGGAGCGTGTCTCATGGGTGTGAGGGAGGTATCTAGGATAAGACAGGCTCTCTCATCTTCGGGCCCCAAGGTGTTCGTCTCCATCTGCAAGGATGTGGGTGACTGTCTGAGGCCGTTGATGACCATGTTAGCGTGGGGTTCTCGCCTCACCGATGTCGATCCCAGATATAGGCCAGACGACCTGCCCTCCTGTTCCGGCAATGTTGAGGCCCTAGCGATGGAGGAGGGCGCCATGCTGGAGCTGGATCGGTGAGGCGAGGGAAGGGAGAGGGGAGAATGGGATACCTTTTAAAGAGTAGTAGTTAGAAGCGGAGGAGATGGAGATGTCTTCCGAGGATTTCCTGCAGGCTAAGGCGGAGGAGCTACTCAACGAGTTGAATCAAGTGGTCACTCAGATATCGACCCTGAAGGCCGAGCTCGCCTCGGTGGACGAGGCGCTCAAGAGGCTGGAGAAGCTGAGCGATGTGGAAGAGGTCTTCGAGAGGGTTGGGGTGGTCTATGTCAAGAGGGACAGGGAGTCCGTGATAGTCGAGTTGAAGGCCACCAAAGAGGCGCTCGAGTCCACCATAGGGTCGCTGGAGAAGAGGGAGAGGGACCTCAGGGAGACCTTGAACAGGATGCTGCAACCCTCTCAGGGCGGTTAGCCTAGAGTTCCGATCTGATCTGGGGGTGTCTGCGTCCCAGTTTCCATTTCATTAATTTATCGATTTCCTCAACCTCGGATCCTCGCCTATCTAAGTACCGCGGTATTGTGTGCCCTCTCAGGGATGGATTCGATTCACTCGAGGTAATTGAGAAGTGTGGATTCGAAGGCCTTCTTCCCTTCCTTGGGTATCTGAGCTCCGGCAGCCATCTGATGCCCCCCACCCGTGCCACCGGCCTCTTTAGATGCCGTCCTGAGGAGTTCGTCGAGGTCTATCTGTTTAGAGCTTCCCCTTCCCGTCAGCCTGGCTGACACCTTTATCATGCCCTCATCGGTGTGCGCGTATCCCACCACGACGTCGGCATCCCTAAGGGATTTGCTGAGTATCGATGTGACCGTGCCGATCATGGTGTCCTCGGCCAGGCCCTCATCTATGAAAGCTATTCTGCCGACTATTCTCGGCCTGGCGCTTCTCAGTACCTGGGATAGGACCCTCCTGTACGACTGTTGCAGCTCGAGCGCCTTGTTCAGGATCTCCCCCCTGAGGCCAGAGGCTAGCAGGGCCCCTACGTGGCCGCCACCCATGCGTCCGCAGGCGTTGAGTACGGTGGCAAAGCTGCTCAGGTCCCTGAGAGGTGAGCCCTTTGGTTCCTTGAGGTATATGTATACGTTACCCACCAGGGTTTTGGCCTTCTCCAAGCTTTCCATCCTCTTGACCAGCTCGTTCGTCAGGTCCCTCTTCTGCTCCTCCGTCAGGTCGGAGAGGGTGGTCCACCTCTCTCCCACCTTTATGGGTATTCCTAGGGACTCGACTAGTGCCAGCGCCCCGGCCGAGTTGTTGGATACCCCTTCTATGAAGGGATCCACCGTCCTCTCCAGCGACGCGACCAATGGGTAGTCCGGGCCTCCGAAGAGCCTGAGATCCGGTCTCACCTCTACCAATCCAGATTCGACGGCCAGCTTCAATATCTCAGCGTTGAGACCCCGGAAACCATCGTCCTCCTGGACATCGCCCAGAGCTCCGGTTATGGCCATCGGAGCCATGCCCGGATCGTCCAGCATCTCGTAATACAGTAGGAAGGCCACTCCTGCACCGCTGATCTCCCTATCACCGTCAAGTCCGGCTAAGAACGGGTTGAGGATCCTTATGCCTCCTATATCTCCCTCGGGACGGTGGTGATCCACTATGAAGACCTTCTTCCCTAGGTAGGATATTACCTCGAGATCACCGGATCCCAAGTCTGAGAAGAGATATATCTCGTAGGGCTCCTTCCTCAATTCCCCTATTAGGGGCTCGCTGACGTATTTGACAATAGTGAGGTGAAAGGGGACGTTAAGCCTCCTGAGGAGCGAGATCAATATACCGGCTGAGCTCAGGCCGTCCGCATCCAAGTGGCTTACCAACCTTACCGTGCCCTCAAAAGAGTTGTACAAGTCCTGGGCGAAGGACTTGACGTGATCCCGGAACCGGCCTATTTCCAAGGGAACCCCTTCTAAGATGCGTAGAGTTCAGCCAGCTCGGGGCTGTAGCGCCAGTCCGGTGGGAGCTTGCCTACCCTCTTGTAGTACTTGACCAGCCTGCTTATCTTGGACTCCGTGAGTATGAGGCCCCTCTTGGCGTGGAAGTCCTTCCTGTGCTCCTCCAGATGCTTCCTGATCTTGTATGCCTTGCTTATCAGGGCTAGGAGGTCCTCAGGTATGGGCGGGGCCGCATCGTGCTCCTCAAGTATCTGAGTTATCTTCTTACCGATGACCCTCTTCACTAGGGGTACTCCGTACTCATCCCTGAGTATCATGCCTATCTGGCTGGGAGGCACCCCCCTCTTGCCGAGCTTCACGACCAGCTCCTCTATCTCTTCCTTGGATAGGGGGACCCAGTCCAAGGGAGTCTCCCTAGGGGGCCTAGTCGACT encodes the following:
- a CDS encoding Fic family protein, yielding MISRYRFLLLEQARSPLIAPALMARIEEGFKRISSERPLSREALARLRNLLTIEYVYNTNAIEGNTLTLRETRLVLEEGITVAGKPLRDHLEARNHLQALRYVEDLSRAERVEEFDLLKLHHLVMMGIWEARPGEYRREQVFIGGSGHVPPPPSEVPGLMMRFVDWLNGAVNSDELHPIELAAVAHAYLTAIHPFTDGNGRVARLLMNLLLLRRGYPLAIIRKERRRAYYMALEEADRGRARPITNLVARAVDESLTLYLGSLEGMVPLSTAAKELGMSVDYLGQLARKGYLKAVKLAGRWYIPEDEVGRLRSRAVRRSRER
- a CDS encoding prefoldin subunit, which translates into the protein MSSEDFLQAKAEELLNELNQVVTQISTLKAELASVDEALKRLEKLSDVEEVFERVGVVYVKRDRESVIVELKATKEALESTIGSLEKRERDLRETLNRMLQPSQGG
- a CDS encoding DHH family phosphoesterase, translating into MEIGRFRDHVKSFAQDLYNSFEGTVRLVSHLDADGLSSAGILISLLRRLNVPFHLTIVKYVSEPLIGELRKEPYEIYLFSDLGSGDLEVISYLGKKVFIVDHHRPEGDIGGIRILNPFLAGLDGDREISGAGVAFLLYYEMLDDPGMAPMAITGALGDVQEDDGFRGLNAEILKLAVESGLVEVRPDLRLFGGPDYPLVASLERTVDPFIEGVSNNSAGALALVESLGIPIKVGERWTTLSDLTEEQKRDLTNELVKRMESLEKAKTLVGNVYIYLKEPKGSPLRDLSSFATVLNACGRMGGGHVGALLASGLRGEILNKALELQQSYRRVLSQVLRSARPRIVGRIAFIDEGLAEDTMIGTVTSILSKSLRDADVVVGYAHTDEGMIKVSARLTGRGSSKQIDLDELLRTASKEAGGTGGGHQMAAGAQIPKEGKKAFESTLLNYLE
- a CDS encoding 30S ribosomal protein S15, translated to MARMHSRKKGKSESTRPPRETPLDWVPLSKEEIEELVVKLGKRGVPPSQIGMILRDEYGVPLVKRVIGKKITQILEEHDAAPPIPEDLLALISKAYKIRKHLEEHRKDFHAKRGLILTESKISRLVKYYKRVGKLPPDWRYSPELAELYAS